CAGCTATACCAATATCGGCCTCTTTGGCCTCTCCGGGTCCATTGACTACACACCCCATAACCGCAACGGTAAAAACCTGGTCTATATTTTTTAACTTATCTTCCACTGCCTGGGCAAGATCAATGAGATTTATCTCTGTTCGTCCGCAAGTGGGGCACGAGATTATTTCCGGCCCCCTGGCCCTAAGACCTAAGGAACGCAAGATCTCCCAAGCTACCCCAACTTCCTGAACCGGATCAGCAGTTAAAGATACCCTTAAGGTATCTCCAATACCTTTAAAGAGCAAAATACCAAGACCTACTGCAGATTTTACAGTTCCACGCATCAATGTCCCGGCTTCGGTCACGCCAATATGTAAAGGGTAATCGACTTTTTGTGCTAAAAGCTCATATGCCCTGATTGTATTTAAAACAGAGGAAGACTTTAAAGAAATTTTTATTAACTCAAAATGCCTTTTTTCCAGCATCCCAACATGCCTAAGAGCACTTTCAACCATAGCCTCTGGGGTTGGGCCGCTCCATTTCTTTAGAAGATCCTTTTCAATAGACCCGCTATTCACACCAATACGAATAGGAACATTATGCATTTTCGCTGCACTAACCACCAGGTCAACCTTGTCCTCTCCCCCGATATTACCAGGATTAATACGCAACCCATCCATCCCAGCCTCAATTGCCCTAATGGCCAGGCGATGATCAAAATGGATGTCCGCTATCAAAGGGACA
This sequence is a window from Desulfovulcanus ferrireducens. Protein-coding genes within it:
- the ispG gene encoding flavodoxin-dependent (E)-4-hydroxy-3-methylbut-2-enyl-diphosphate synthase — translated: MILRKKTKEVKIGSVGVGGDNPVRVQSMTNTDTRDVAATLSQINALAGAGCEIVRLAVLNEQAANVLPEIRAKSPVPLIADIHFDHRLAIRAIEAGMDGLRINPGNIGGEDKVDLVVSAAKMHNVPIRIGVNSGSIEKDLLKKWSGPTPEAMVESALRHVGMLEKRHFELIKISLKSSSVLNTIRAYELLAQKVDYPLHIGVTEAGTLMRGTVKSAVGLGILLFKGIGDTLRVSLTADPVQEVGVAWEILRSLGLRARGPEIISCPTCGRTEINLIDLAQAVEDKLKNIDQVFTVAVMGCVVNGPGEAKEADIGIAGGRDCGIIFAKGKVVKKVRGQENLIPAFMQELDNFLYRR